From the Cydia pomonella isolate Wapato2018A chromosome 23, ilCydPomo1, whole genome shotgun sequence genome, one window contains:
- the LOC133530497 gene encoding uncharacterized protein LOC133530497, producing the protein MTSKNEISEELASRMNSALSLKIGNDDLDESTSQSENESDSEWETMSESEWSISDSDWSIGGDTESGSDTEEEFSASSASSATPSLLQWSDEIRSAKVCPFKLKPGLKESCGKSPVDFFKLLFTRSLFEFIVNNINNYAMKIINQSHQGRRFKEVTVNEFYVFFGLILNIGTMNSNVVDDYWRTRPLVENPEDFMSPVRFGVILKCLNFEHELPGKNNKMSKISHMIDYFNIIMRKVVNPDKVLCIVESMTVPCYEHVYLLIDEFDLVHKLVVYQSDEKPGPYVAKSLLEDKLDVGHSIYISDDYNSLELTKFLIDRNTYVTGPIKRKRFGVLEEVKDKPLENLEKIVKYNADGICVTKWKDRREIIMISSEYSGEWLTYKVNKQKIKKPICVLEYNKYRDSFEKCNEIMGLYYFSCGEKTHTTNKYKRLGVHILQILVLNAYILYKKYGGESMSLIDFRTVVVKHLLSHGKRRI; encoded by the exons ATGACTTCGAAAAACGAGATATCTGAGGAATTGGCTAGTAGAATGAACTCTGCATTGTCATTGAAAATTG GTAATGATGACCTTGACGAATCAACGAGTCAGTCGGAAAACGAGTCTGATAGTGAATGGGAGACTATGTCGGAGAGTGAATGGAGTATTTCAGACAGTGATTGGAGCATCGGGGGCGACACAGAGAGCGGATCGGATACGGAAGAAGAGTTCTCGGCCTCGTCAGCCTCGTCGGCCACACCGTCGTTACTGCAATGGAGCGACGAAATACGATCGGCAAAAGTATGTCCGTTCAAATTGAAACCGGGCCTTAAGGAAAGCTGCGGGAAATCTCCGGTAGACTTCTTCAAATTGTTGTTTACTAGATCGCTATTTGAGTTTATAGTCAACAATATTAACAATTAcgcaatgaaaattataaatcaGAGTCATCAAGGTAGACGATTTAAAGAGGTGACAGTGAACGAGTTTTACGTCTTTTTCGGATTGATTTTGAACATAGGAACTATGAATTCAAATGTTGTTGATGATTATTGGAGAACTCGCCCGCTTGTAGAAAATCCTGAGGATTTTATGAGTCCAGTTAGATTTGGGGTTATTTTGAAGTGTTTAAACTTCGAACATGAGCTGCCTGGGAAGAACAATAAGATGTCTAAAATATCGCATATGATAgattactttaatattatcatGAGAAAAGTCGTTAATCCAGACAAAGTTTTATGTATAGTGGAATCGATGACGGTGCCTTGTTATGAACACGTGTATTTATTGATAGATGAGTTCGATTTAGTGCATAAATTGGTAGTCTATCAATCCGACGAGAAACCTGGCCCTTATGTGGCAAAAAGTTTACTCGAAGATAAACTAGATGTCGGCCATTCCATCTACATATCCGACGATTACAACTCTCTTGAATTGACTAAGTTCCTTATTGATAGAAACACTTATGTAACAGGACCGATAAAACGTAAAAGATTCGGAGTTCTAGAAGAAGTCAAAGATAAACCACTAGAAAATCTCGAGAAGATAGTTAAATACAACGCCGATGGTATTTGCGTTACTAAATGGAAAGATCGTCGTGAGATCATAATGATATCTTCCGAGTACAGCGGGGAGTGGTTAACGTATAaagttaataaacaaaaaattaagaaaCCTATATGTGTATTGGAGTATAACAAATATAGGGATAGCTTCGAAAAGTGTAATGAAATAATGGGGCTGTATTATTTCTCGTGCGGCGAGAAGACACACACAACGAACAAATATAAGAGATTGGGCGTGCATATATTGCAGATATTGGTGCTGAACGCTTATATCTTGTACAAAAAGTATGGAGGGGAATCTATGTCGTTGATAGACTTTAGAACGGTTGTTGTGAAGCATCTGCTTTCGCATGGCAAGCGtcggatttga